The following proteins come from a genomic window of Lolium rigidum isolate FL_2022 chromosome 5, APGP_CSIRO_Lrig_0.1, whole genome shotgun sequence:
- the LOC124658290 gene encoding uncharacterized protein LOC124658290: protein MPSLPPPVSPPKAAVVSARSSNGPAATFTSLVFTSLFPVVFPIYSISGFLGRDCSWYTTARGHIQCPDSRIVIVFNILLQILLIHVHVPEDLRPQQKIANIYFNAGREGQMFPRR from the exons ATGCCGTCCTTGCCTCCACCTGTGTCTCCACCTAAGGCCGCCGTCGTGTCCGCCCGTTCTTCAAACGGGCCTGCTGCCACATTCACGAGCCTGGTCTTCACTTCTCTGTTCCCGGTCGTATTCCCCATATATTCAATCTCTGGATTCCTAGGCCGAGATTGCAGCTGGTATACAACGGCAAGAGGACATATCCAGTGTCCTGACTCCAGAATCGTCATCGTATTCAACATTCTCCTGCAG ATATTGCTTATACATGTACATGTGCCTGAGGATTTGAGACCCCAACAGAAGATTGCCAATATCTACTTCAATGCTG GCAGGGAAGGCCAAATGTTCCCAAGGAGGTGA